The Elaeis guineensis isolate ETL-2024a chromosome 3, EG11, whole genome shotgun sequence region acgagatctccatcttcaaatgaagaatccAGAAAGACAAGAAGCATTCAAGATCTCTATGAGGTGACGAGTCCCCTTAATCTCATTTGTTTATATGCTAATGAGGATGTAATCTCTTTTGAAGAAGCAGTGAAGAATGAAAACTGGAGGATGGCCATGAACGAAGAGATGAAGGCAATCCAGAAGAATAACACATGGAAACTTATTACTCTTCCAGAAGGTCATGAACCCATTGGAGTGAAATGGGTATATAAGGTAAAGAAGAATGCAGAAGGAAAGGTGGAGAAATATAAGGctcgattagtagctaaaggctaCAAGCAGCAAGCCGGAATTGACTACGAGGAGGTATTTGCTCCCGTAGCACGCATGGAGACCATTCGTCTGGTGATTTCTTTGGCTGCACAGAGTAATTGGAACATCTACCAGTTAGATGTGAAGTCGGCATTTCTAAATGGCTTTCTAGAAGAAGAAGTATATGTTGAACAACCCAAAGGGTATGTGAAGAAGGGACATGAAGAGAAGGTTTTAAAGCTAAGGAAGGCactttatggtttaaaacaagctccaagAGCATGGAACTCAAGAATTGATGGCTACTTCAAAGCAAATGGCTTCAAGCAATGTCCCTATGAGCATGCTGTGTATGTAAAGGAGAAAAATTCTAACATTCTACTTGTgtgtttgtatgtggatgatcttaTTTTTACAGGTAATAATCTACAAATGTTTGAGGAGTTCAAGCATGCCATGATGAaggagtttgagatgacagaCATGGGGTTAATGACATATTTTCTGGGTTTGGAGGTCAAACAATATCAAAAAGGAATTTTCTTATCTCAAGAAGGTTATGccaaagaaatcttgaagaaattcaagatgaaAGATTGTAACCCTATAAGCACCCCCGTTGATTGTGGAGCAAAGCTGtcaaaagaagatgaaggagagattGTGGACCCTACTCTCTTTAGAAGCTTGGTAGGATGTCTGAGGTACATGACATGTACTAGGCCGGATATTCTATATGCAGTCGGCCTAGTCAGCAGATTCATGGAGGAGCCCAAATTAATGCACTGGAAGGCAGCAAAGAGAATTCTTCGTTATATCCAAGGTACTATTACTGATGGACTATTTTATTCTCATCATAGTAACTTTGAACTTGTGGGCTATTCGGATAGTGATTGGGCTGGAGACATGGATGATCGGAAGAGTACTTCCGGATTTGTATTTTCTATGGGAGATGCAGCTTTTTCATGGATGTCAAAGAAGCAACCTATTGTTACTCTTTCTACATGTGAAGCCGAATATGTTGCTGCATCCGCATGTGTATCACATGCTATATGGCTAAGAAGCTTGCTGAAGGAAGTTCATTTTGAGCAAAAGGAACCTACCAAGATAAGCATTGACAGCAAGTCGGCTATTGCACTAGGAAAGAACCCGGTGTATCATCAAAGAAGCAAGCATATTGATGTGCGTTTTCATTCAATCCGGGAACATGTGAAGAACAAAGAAGTAGAGCTACTGTATGTGAAGACACAAGATCAAGTTGCCGACATATTCACTAAACCATTAGGAGCAGAGCTCTTCATCAAGTTTAAAAGTTCTCTTGGCATGATGAAGAAAGAACAATTAAGTTTAAGGGGGGGTGTTggaaaaagcaaatattaaatatatttgaagaaatccaaaggtcattttgtaaacttaattgaagtgggaaaaaccaagagtcacatggaaaaaccaaaagtcacatggaaaagccaagagtcacatggaaaatccaagagtcacatgggaagtctaaatgataaatttattaggggagtcaaaaggtcatttcttatacctataaataggtggttgttgtagaattgacggtgtggtgaagtggtatccagaatagaaaaaaaaggagaagggtttgtgagaaaaagttgtattctccattgttttatatagtttctcatactattgttgtatgttccaccaccattacatattctatcaGACCTGACCATCAAATTCTACTTCCACTTCTTATGACTTTAGAAAATTAAGTAATGTATTTGCTTTGGAGAATCTTTTCCATTCCAGACAAGGCCTCCGCATGATAGATCGAGCAATGCTGCGGTGAGTTGGAAAGAAGGAAGGATTCATCTTCTGAATGCATTGTTAAAAGCGACCATTGCACAGATGGATGGATGGAGGTGTTCGGATGCTTTAAGATCCGTCTAAGGTGTGATCCAACAATCGACATCACGAaataagatcaatcattctttcatgcaaaagatacaacATGAATCCCTTTTCTAGCTATATTTCCATGTTTCTAAAGCATTTTTTTAAACACATATCCAATTGATCATTGTTCTAATCTCCATTATTTGTGCATATGGATGGCATGATGATGAATTCCCTACATTAATCGATTGATGTACACATATGCATGTGAAAAGGGCAGTCAACATACACGCTTGTCGATTATAGATTTGTGAAATTATATtgggtgttagattagatcttgtaGATGAATAAATTTACCTCCACAGCTATAAATTAGACAAATATAATTCATTACCGAGATTGTAGATGCACCTTTTCTTTTATTAGAACGAGATTGTAGATGCACCTTTTCTTTTATTAGAACGAGATTGTAGATGCACCTTTTCTTTTATTAGAAGTCGCGCATTTGGCATTTGCACAGCAAAGCTGGGATTTATAATGAGGCCATAAAGATCATGGAAGCTTAGTTTAGTCAAACAAAAACTATGTTGAAGCTGTTTTGTAAATGATGATTATTGTCCGGTGCTTCCTCACATgacatccttaaatacttaacCATCTAATGTTCTTACAATATAATATAaaccataaaaatatcaaacttaGTTCGACTTTGCCGCACCATGACAGTTATTTGAACTGctcataaactaaaaaaaaatcaaacatggtTAGGCAACTTCAACTAATCAGTCGATAAAATCTAGTTGCTGCAACTCTCCTTCTATGGTTCTTCTGCTGCTGCCATTGGTCTTAATCTTTTCaagaattactcatctttatgcAGCCATAACCTTCTGCCTGATTTTAGTGAAATTTGGAGCAAAAGTAaaatctttgccttcttctttatCACACATAGCTGAATCATTTGTTCGGATGCAGTCACAAGGAGCTCATTTCATCTGTTGGTTATTACTTCTGGAAAGAAATCTCAGATGCAAATAGCTCTGTTGGTCGGCCTCAAGTTTGCAGTTGCGCAGTGGATTCAGGTTCTGTTATTCTTGGCCTTCTGTCATTGTCTAAATTCTCGATCTTTTATTCTCTTCTCGCCGTTACAACAGATCGAGGGTGCAAGATCTATGCTGCACACTCTAATGATGACCTGTGTAATATTCTAATTCAAGACCCTTCAGATGGTGAACAGCCCTGAACAAAGAGTGTTCATTTAgctataaatattatttctttcgaCAATAAATTCTGGGTGGCTTTTGCCTCCCTTATACGCAAAAAATATATAAGTGCAATGTTTACATGTAAATGTACATCAAATCAACCAACTGTTGTGGTGGTTGGTTGGGCAACATCTTTCAAAATGGAGAGAGTTCAACCATGTAATTGTACGTACATAcaagcatacatacatacaaacatacatgcaAACATATATATGTACGCATGTTTGTTCATACCTGCATGTGTATGTGTGtgcacatgtatatgtatatacaaacCAACTGAAATTTCAATAAGTAACCTGCACCCATGATGCATTGCCCTGAGTGACAAAGCTTTAATGCATTGGAGAAGCTGAATTTGGATTCTTTGCAATTTCATTTATCTATCATTACTAGAGACCTGCAATCTAGTAGGGCCTAATCATTCCACATTTCTTTATTTGGATGAATACAGGTACTTCCTAGATCAATACGAGCATACTCTGATGCATGAATGCAGACCTTTTTTGAGTTCTTTGGGGACCGGGTAGGTCCCAACAGCCTCCAATAATTCCACCTATGATTATCTGGGTCCAAGTGGTAATGCTTCTGTATTCTTAGAGTCCAGATTTTCATACTGATCCGCATTGAGCATTCtgtgtaatataatataaatctCAAGTCTTACTAATAATTATCTCTGCTGATATAAATTGGTATATCTTGAATCaatgattgaaaaaaattaacATATTATCAAACATTTTAATTtctctttaattatttttttaaatatttttagtttATTAATTTAGAATCTGTTTCTGAAAATAGTCTTCAGTCCCTAATTTACTGTATTGGATAAGATTTTGCATCAACTAAGGGCCTAGTTGAGTGGTTCAGTACGATTGGACTGATTGCTTATTGAATTCATGGATTGAGCTGTCCATTTGAGCATGGCTTTATCAACCAAATATCTTCCAACCTCAATTTCATGAAAAGCAAATCAAGATGtttatggattttttttcttcctataacCCAACAAATCTACAGGCTGGGATCCCGGCAGGTCTTTAGAAAATGCGAGCTGAACAGACCAACAAGTCCAATTTCTGCAGAATTTTCAGTCCAATACTGTAAACATATCCAAATAAGCtccaaaactttaaaaaaaaattaaattcttttcaaaatattttcatcattcattcCCGGCAGAACGAATTGAGATCCTAACTTAACCTGTAAAAGTTGCAAGTGAAAAGTTAAAAGATGGAGAGCTTTTTATCGCTTTTTGGGAGGGGTGGCCGGTAGGTCACCATGCGTTCTTCAACAATCATGAGATTTTCACTGCCGAAGTCCGGAGAAGAGATCTGCACCCAAGATTTACCATCATTGCTTCATATGGAGGCCGTGGAAAAGAGAGCCACAGCTTATTGGATACACATCAGTGCACCCTCTCCATTATTTCTTACTCATCAAAAgactgccaaaaaaaaaaaaaaaaaacaaagaactcAAATCATGAGATTATTTATTCGTTATACATAATCGAGAGTAACAAGTTAAAAAGATGAGAATCTTTTTAATATCCCATGAGTAGAAGTCCTTGTCAGTAGAAGAGATCTATCACGCTTCTCCCCATCTTTTTACTGCCTCTGTCCTGGTATCAAGTAACGGTTTTAACTCCATCTTATATATTACATTTGCCATTGCAGACGCATGACGTGATGATATCAAGAtgcattatttaatataatttacaaAACTTAATTTTGTTCTATATAAGAGGAGGCCACCTaaatatgctttttttttttttttgataagagaaTATGCTTTCCATTAGCATTTGCAAGATACATTTCGAATTTGTTATTTAAGGGGCAAAATAGTGTTATTTATACATAAAATATCCACATTGCGTTTTCTTGCTATCATATGCTGTTATATgccattataaataataataaagacttttttttgacaaaaagtaACACCATTATAAGATAGCAATGATACGGGGCAATCGAACTGCTGAAAAACTCAAGCATTTCAAGACCATAATAGTCTTTCAATAACTATTTGAAAACAACGGTGAGAGCAGAACAAAGTCATAGTAGAACATCCCCATTGTAAGTGCTCCAAGAACCTATTTCcccttctcaaaaaaaaaaaaggaaaaaaaaagaacttaTTTCGCCTAGATGCAAGGGCTGAGGAGAGGCTTGCCAACTACCGGTTGGCGTCATTAATGATGTTACTAGGATATATTCTAAGTAAAGTTCACATCATTAATGATGCAAATGGTAGTCATGAGAGAAGGTACGCAATCCAATGGCTGTCCTGAATCACGCCTTTATCCTGTGTGAGGTATTTGAGAGAGGTACAGTACTCCTGAGAAGAGCATCAGATTATGCGCTCTCGCTCACGTGAGACATGAATCTTGATACTGTTGTACCCAACCACTCTTTAATATGTGTATATTTTCCACGCCAATAATATTGGAAAGGAGAAAGAGGCTATAAAAGTTCCctcaaggaaaaaaaattaaaaagaacaaaaaaaggtGGGTGTCTGAATCTAATATGGTGATTGTGGTTTTGGTAAAGCTGTCCGTATCCGTGGACTAAAGTGGAAATGCAAGGTATAGATTATGTGTTACTTTCCCTGGTCTACAAGTAGTGCTTACGAGTAATATATAAAAGCATCACCATATAACAAAGATTTTTAATAAAAGGGTGCCATTAATTTGTACTACCAAAAAGAATTAGCAGTGTCGACTGTAGCTCACAAAGGACTAATTGGTCATTAGCTTTGCGATAGGAACTGATCATATAGGTATATGCCACCTTTCAAGACTTAAAGACAACATTCTTCCTCACTTTCATTATCTTTCACCATATTCCTTTGTCCTATATGAGACAGGAAGAGGGAGGTAGAGTGAAGGATAGGGAGAGATGTTTCCTTCCACAACCAGTGCAGTGCTGAACCAAGGGTTGGTGGCGAGTCAAGAGACCATGGTGACTTCCCACATGAGCTTCACCCCCCAAACCTCACCTCTTCCTCATCTGGCCTTCTCTCCATATGGCCTTCAGCACTCTCTGGGAGGGGATGCTCCCTCTAATCCAAGGGAAAGCCTCCCATCCTTGCCTCTAAGGCTCAGAGTTGGTGGCTCACCCCAAATTGGAGCTTCTGCAGTGCAAAGGCCAAGCAGCAACATTCTTTGGTAAGATCACATAAAACATCCTTTATATTTAATTCAAGTGAAGCACAAAATCCATTACTTCGCTCCAAACGATCTAATTAATCTACTTTGATATCTAGAATGCAACATATTTGCTTCTCTTCCATCGCTTTTTATCTGATCTGTATTTACGGTTCGAGAGAAAATTATGTGACCCTATAACTGGGGTTTTTTGTGGTACCTAGGCCATGGAATGAAGAGTGGTCATTGAACAACAAGAGATCCTCAGTTGGAGAGGCTCATCATAACAACAACAGGAACAACAGCAGCACTAGCAATATTGGTTCTAGTAGTAGTATCAACTGTCTATCAGTCAGCGCTTTaaggatgaagaagatgaaggcaAGAAGGAAGGTAAGGGAGCCAAGGTTTTGTTTTAAGACCATGAGTGAAGTGGATGTGTTGGATGATGGCTACAAGTGGAGGAAGTACGGCCAGAAGGTTGTGAAGAATACACAGCACCCAAGGTATGCAATCTTCAAACAATCACCTACTTTTCTATGGTTTTCTGCATGCAGggatttagggttagggtttcgaaaAAAAAGGAAACTTCTCCATCAGTTTTAGCCTCTTATATATTCTCAGTCATAACATATGATATAAGAGTCTTCTCTGTGGTTTGGTGGGACTTGGATTTtccttattctattttttttaatgcagGCGTAGTGTTTTTAGGATGCGAGGTTGGACACTTAAAATTCtgataatctaattaattaaatatatttttcaccccaaaaattctaaagacattaatttaaaaaaaatcaaaaagttatATGGCGGATCTAAGGTGCAAAGTATAGATAATTATCAAGTAGAATATAGGTGAGGTGAAAGTCTAATGAGAAGCTCTTTTTTGAGAAAGATGTGAATCTTTAATGTCATATCAATTTCAAACTTCTTTCGTACTTAAACATTTGTTATCGTCTACTTCTATAAAAGCAACCAAAACAAAGAAACATATCCCACCGTGGAAAGAAACGAGGAAAACAAACACAGCTTAAAAGACTATCAAATTGGTGAATCCTGAACACTCAagacctacaaaaaaaaaaaaagaaagtaattTCTTCAATTAAAAACTCAGGACGCTGGATTAATCCAAATGGTTTGAAAAATTTAAGTTATAATTGTTTTTGTAATGCAATCAACCTTTTAATGGGACAAAATACCTATCAAAACAGTTTAGTTAGATGTATGGATCAGTAATAAAAGAGTAGAAATGATTTTTGTTCTCAACTTCTTTTTTGTTATCTATGAAGTTTAGCACTATTAAACGAGAAAATAATTGAGTTTCATCAATGATATACAGCTTTGAGAGAATGCTAATGAATGCCCATTCACTATCCACGCGAAGGAACATAACTGATGTAAAAATCTAAGATCGATGGATGGATAAGTAGAAAAGATTGATCTCATGATCTAAATGAGTTTATTAGAGTGGCTTGGAGGTAGACTTGTGATTGGAGAAGATAAAGATAGGTGCTTGAAAAAATTCATCGAAAAGTTAAATAGAGGAGGATAGACTCACAGACCTAATGATCCTTGGATGAAGGTAGGATGAAGCTAGACTGCTTAATTTGCTTATACAAACATTTGATGGAaatgatagaagatttttttttctgatgatttttttaatatttattttttcatgataggGAGGCAATATGCCACCGGCCGGCTAGTAGAATCTAATTGGCAGTTACTCAGACGTATGAGTATAATCATACATCATGTGACCCAAATTCCCGTCCAGATTCCATTTCTTTGTCATTGATATTAAGACTTCTATTTTTGTTTCTTATggagaaaaaatccaagaaatTTTTATATGTTGCAGATGCTATGCGGATCCGTTTTTACAATGTATAAAAGAATTATGGAGTGCTGGTTCGAGTAGTATGGTAAACTACAGCCCAACTTTAGAATAGCATTAAGATGGGTTCAACTAGTTTTGCTAAacgttaatatatataataatggttTCCTATCACTATCTTGCATCAATTTTAGGTCGGATGGGACTTCAAACATCGGAAGTAGACAAGTTTTAATGGCCGAAACGATGCACTACATTTTTTTCCTGTAGCAAAATAACATGAATACCtagtttgtttttttttcttctttttctaaagAACCTTGAGAATTGAAGGAGGCATCACCATAGTGGAAAATAATACTTCCAGTTAGGTGTGTTCCACATCCTTGCCATATCATTTTCATGTATTTTATCTCATGAAGGGTATATTTTCTGTGATTCCATCTAGTCTAAGTGAAAAGGTGGAATCTGTTCAttgcaacacacacacacacaaaaaaaaaaagagcaaaatcTACATAGACAAAAGCAAGGCCAACATGTACACCTCTTTCATATGAATTTAGCAACCTTCCCAGcttattaatttattttgtttAATGAAACTCAGAATATTATGAGTGATTTTGCGCATCACCAAGGACTGGATAAGAATGAATATTTTTCCAACTTATACACAGATGACTCCTTAGGTGATTTTCTCCATTTGTGCTGTTTTCACTCAAATTTGAAAATGGGGGAGCATATTTTGAGTGCAGCCGTGGTTCGATGTATAAGTTTCCTTTCAGAATCAGccccatttttttatttattaataagaaACCACCTCcctttattttaatcataatGTTATTTCCATTCTCTGATATACTTATAAATTTTGTACAAAAAAAACTTAGGAATTCTCTATTCAAAATTTCCATATGCCATATGTGCTTAACAACTTTAGTTGAAGGAGTTCCAGCTTTTAATAATGAGCAATAAACTTAGGACGAAAAGAGTGACATTACAGATATTATTTTCTTGTTTTGGCATTATTATCGTACACAGCACTATTCTTTTGATTGTAATGGTACGTTAAAAAACCGATTTTGGTATTTTGAAGTGTGCAAAGAAGAGGATGAAAAATTCCAGGTAAATACTCCTGACGAAGAATGATATGGCAAAGTGTTATTTTAAGAAAGCAAAATCAATAGGTAATGGAGTTCTTATGCTTGAAAAtgaaacgaaaaaaaaaaggtaatgaaCTTTTTTCAATCATTATATTGCAAAAATTCAATCATAATGATATTTGATACCAATAAATTAATTATGTGAGGCATTATTTGCTTTTTGAGAGAAAATGGGAAGTTAGGCAAACTTGTTAATTATTCATCAAATTTCTACGTAAATAACTGAATAAAAACCATATAGCATTGTATTATATAATTTCGTATTTGTGTTGCATATCCAGTGATTGCGCACCCAAGCTGGCTGCTAACTACTTGGCTGCATTCCTTGTTGATTGCTATCTTGGACAGTAGAAAGTACTGTGTCCTACTTTATCATGTGATCAAGTAGTGATGACAATGGATGGTGCCACATGTTACTTCAAAAACATGatctatataaaatataaaaatgacAGAATCAGAAATTATTCTTTCTTAATTcgtttatcatttttttatattgCTGATAATGCGTTCTTATTATCCTTAAAATATGTTTATTTTCACACTTTCTCGTACACGGACGTTAACCTCCTCATgtgatctctctctccctccttcctccttttttaaatgaaaaatgggACCCCTTTCATGCACCCAAGCATATCAGACTCCATCTCTTTCTTTAATTTGACTCCGGACCTTTTGGTTTGACTCCAACATAGACTGGACTTTATtactttctctttatttttctttccttcctgCATGGTATCTAGTATTTAGAGTGAGAAGCTGGTCTGGAGAAGCTCTATCACAATTGCAACAATCATCATATgccggggaaaaaaaaaagattatattaGACAAATACGCTACCAGTAAAAACTAGGGGATCAGGATTCCGTTTGCTAGGTATATGATGGTTTTCGTAGATTATATAATGATTACAATATTCTTTTTGAGGAAAATGATCAGAATATGATATTAGCTTTTTGGCTGGCCCCAGCTTTTTAGAAAGCAGATTTCACCGGATTAGATGGCCAGGGTTTTACATGCCAGCCAACAATTGGCAAACCAATTAGCAAAGTTTATTGTCCGCTTATGCACCTCTTGCCCCATCCAtcactgctctctctctctctttgaccCAAGGAGGTATCAAGTCCTCTTGGATCATGTGATCCAGTAATGATGATGAACAATAGTGCAACTTGTTACCCCACATAGAGAGGGACATAGTTCCAGCAGCCAGTCCTATCTGATAACCACTGCTAGTTCATGATTCCACTGAGCCAGTCCTCCCTGGCTCTGGCTCACCACTAGACATGAAAAGAAACCCACAGCATTGCAATCATTCCTCCCAACTTTATGGCCCGACCACTGTTGTTTTTGAAACCAATGGGATCCCATAGGTTGGCTATGAATTTGATGGCTTGGCTCTCGATGCTTTCACGAATCTTACTGTTGACGAGGACCGGGGGAGGATGATGAAAAGCAATGCCCAGGGCCCGAAGCCATATTCCATGCAATAATTACCATATTTTTCATGATGGAAGGCTCCGGTAAAAGGAGGCTAAGTCATGATGAGTTCCTTCATGTGTAGGAGCTACTACCGATGCACTCAGGACAACTGCCGAGTTAAGAAGCGGGTCGAGCGTTTGGCTGAGGATCCAAGGATGGTGATCACGACGTATGAGGGCAGGCATGCACATTCTCCATCGCACGATGAAGATGATCAGAACCGAGCTGCGTCTCAGATCAACTTCTTCTGGTAGTTGGTATAAGTTCTCTCACATTCTGTACGTGCGTCATGTATTATTTGTGGTAGTCCCATGTAAGTGATCAGAATAAAAAGGCCTTTGGCTGGGTCCCCTTAGTCTTtctggagttgtgtaagtgaacGAACTATATCTGCATCAATTTCCGATGTGAAATGGGAGAAGAAATAGTTGTTAATGCATGGAAGGCTGCCAAAATATTGTAAGAGTCCTTTAGGTAATGTTCACTTTTATATATAGGTGTGACAAGGTTGTTCCTGTAGGGCAGCATGAGCTTAATTTGCTAGCTTTTCTTTTTCCCCCCATCAGTGTGCAGATTTCCTTGGTTTTGTGCTTTTGTTTCGTAGAATTTatgacgattttttttttttttgaattctttaTCATTTCCCTTAATTCACTGACAGTCTTAATGTGACTCGGAGCAGACCTTGcaataaaagaaatatttactTGCTGAGGAGTAGTAGATGGAAGCCTGAAATGTTTCTGCTTTGGCTCCTGGCCGCTGAATCTAGGTCCAACTCTATAAAGGTCTAGTACCCCAGCAGCGCGCGCGGTAAGGCCTAAAGGAGAAACCGGGAACTTTTTCTTTTGCCCTTTGCCTTTCTTTCTTTGAGAAAGGACCTTTATAATTTGTATAAGAATATGGGAAAGGCCCATCCAAAGTTCATTGCAATAATGTCATGTCGTAGAGGCATGACTTCCGTCCAGGTCAAGGACTGGAGGAAGAAATTCCTATTCTCTCTCCGACATATTAAGGATAGACTTTGCATGTGAAACTTGATTTGTTTATTCATTTGTTCATAATTtagttgtatatatatatatcattctgAAAGAATGTTGGACATagaaatatatacatgcatagtTGCCTATTGCCTAACCAAACTTTATAAGATAATTAATAAAGGGTACCGCAGGAGCAACACAAACAACTCTAACTCCAAATATCCAGTAGTTCAATGGCCATTGCACTCATTCTAACAATCTTACGCACCATGCACACCAGTCTCACCAGAGTGCATCATTTTTTGGCACAACCAAACTTACACCTTGCTCAGGCCTCTGCCTTCTTCTTATTTGTTAGCGTCGGGGCGGCCCCACCTCTCCATGTCATT contains the following coding sequences:
- the LOC105040295 gene encoding probable WRKY transcription factor 56, with protein sequence MFPSTTSAVLNQGLVASQETMVTSHMSFTPQTSPLPHLAFSPYGLQHSLGGDAPSNPRESLPSLPLRLRVGGSPQIGASAVQRPSSNILWPWNEEWSLNNKRSSVGEAHHNNNRNNSSTSNIGSSSSINCLSVSALRMKKMKARRKVREPRFCFKTMSEVDVLDDGYKWRKYGQKVVKNTQHPRSYYRCTQDNCRVKKRVERLAEDPRMVITTYEGRHAHSPSHDEDDQNRAASQINFFW